The window TATAATCAGTGATGGTTTGGATGTGTTGTTCCAGGATGTCCATCTCTTCCATTTTGGTTGTTGTCCAACCAAACTCACCTTTTGGTACACCACATTGAATCAAAAGAAAGAAAGGTAAAATGTATGAAATTTGTTTCAGCGAAATCTGAGAAAATTTAAGAAGTTTGAATGGAAAGAGTTTGGACGAATTCTGTCTCATCTTACTTAGAGTTTCGTCCAAACTTGCGAAATTCCTCTTGCGAAATTGGGGATTATTCGATTATTTTTCCTCGGTCAGAGATGTCTTTTTCTTTGGATTTGGTTTGGTATCTTAGGTTTGTGAATTCGTCTCTTTGTTTTTTGCCTAACTCTTCTGCAATTTTTGCGGGTAAAATCAGAATGCGACTCACCCAGCGGAGTAACAAAAAAAGTAAGATGGATAAAACGATGATTTTGGCCATTGTAGTTTACCTAGAACGTAAGGTCTTTGGGAGATAACGATCTTCTTCGTTTTCACCCCAACCGAGTCTCGTGACACCATACAATCCAATGAGCAAAAATAGGAAAACAGAAACATAAAGGTAAGGGTTGTATTCTTCTGAATAAAATACCTTTCCTTCGCCAGGTTTTGGAATTTTTTTGGGAGCCTGAGGGAGACCAAACTTTCTTGCCAATGATTCAATTTGGATGAAGTTGATGACTGGTGTTTCTCGTTCCAAAAACGATTTGATCACGGAATTTGGGATGTGCACTTCTTCTGGCAAATCGGTGATGAGTCCATTTTTGAATACTTGTTTGCCTAAACTGGTTCCAAGTATGGTGGTTCCACCTCCGACATTGATGAAAAGTTTGATTGGTTTTCCTTGAGACAGTTCATCATAGTATTTCAATCGTTTTTCTATGGAGTCTTCAAAGTGGATTGGATCTAAGAGTTTTACTTGGTTCCGTTGTAAGGCACGTACCAAAAGTTCTTTCCCTTCTTTGGATGTTCCGGCGGCTTTGTCTTGGATGCCTCCTAAAGATGCGTAACTCGATCGAAAGGAAAAAATGCCAGAGGATTCCAAATCTTTCTCCATATCGAGCCATAACATTTGTGGATGGTTTGCTCCAAATTGTGAAGCAGAGGCACTTGAGATGATGATAGGTTTTAGTTTGAGTGTATCTAACGCTGCAAACAAACAAATGTTTAATGCTGGAAACGAACCAGAAATGGCAACAGCAACAGTATCTCCTTCTTCTACTTTTGCTTTTTTTAAAAATTGTACCATCACTGCCGCAAAATTTGGATTGATGGAAGTTTGTTTAGCAGGTAATGAACCACTATTGCTTGTAACAGGTGTTAAGAATTCTCCGATGAGACCTGAGTTGGTAGGATCAAACTCTTTATAATCAGGTTTTTTATGTTTTAAAAGTTCTGGTTTTAAGATTTGGAACGCACGTTCTGCAAGTTTTGCAGCATGTAATTTTTTTTTGAAGTAGGGTTGTTCTTTTTTTACCTTACAAGATTCGATGAGAAGTAAACCCAAAATACCAAGGATTGCAAGTAAAAACAATGCAATTCGAGAGTGTTTCCAAGGTGACCAATAAATTTTTGTCATCATAGGCTTTCTAACTCATTACCTAAAAGAAAAATCAAAAGGATTTTCACAAAAATCGCGGCTAAGATAAGTACCGAAGTTGTTTCTAAAACACCTTGTCTTTCATACCAAACTGCTATGAGACCTGGAATGATAAATCCAATCCCTCTCACTTCCGATAAGTAAGCCAAATCTATTTCAGGTAAAATTTGATAGTTGAGTAAGTATCCGAAAAAATAACCGAATAACAGAATAAAGACGATTTTTCTCTTTCCAAAGATCAATAGAAATTTTGAAAGAATCTCAACACAAATAAAGGATAAAAAAGCAATGAAAAATGTTAGTGCCATGTTTTTGGGATGATTGAGTGATAAAGCAAGATAACCTGGCACAACGAGACCTGTACCTAAAATACCAAACAATTCAGAAAATACCAAACTGATGACTAAACTCAGTCCAATCGACAACGGGAGAATTTCATTCATACGTTTGTTCTGACCTATTTTTTAGATATAAAGACAATTCCATTCCAAGTCCAACAATATTCCCTATACCAAATACCAAAGATTGTTTCGGAAGGATAGAAAGTAAAGATTCAAAGATTCCGTCTAAACTTAAGTGTTCCCAAAGATAAATTGGAACATCTGCTTGCGAGAAGGATTTTAAATATTGGAAAGCTAATGATGTAGAGGTACCAATTAAAATCACGGCATCATAATCACCCCAATTGGCAATTTCTTTCGTCAATTGTTTGGTTCGTTCTGGTCGATCCTCGCGAGTATGGAATAAAATGAATCGTTTTTGAATCTGAGGGTATCGATTGAGTGTGGATGTCCAAATGAATTTTGTACTACTTGGGTCATTTGCCGCCATTGCATTCACGTATATGAAATCCTTACCAAAAAAATGAATGGGTAAAACCGAAAGAGCTCCCGGATCCGGTGTGACTTTCCACATTGCCTCTAATGCTTTGTTTCGTTCGACTCCGAGTAAGGAACAAACTTTGAGAGCAAGATATACATTTTCTTTGTGTTCCCAATACGGGAACTTTAAAATTTCCTCATCAGTGATGGATTCAATCTCAGCTTCTTTGATAAGGATTGATTTTGTTTTACGATCCAAACATACATTTTCGATTTTATCCTCAAATTCACTTGGTCCAACAACCAAAGTCCCATTGACGGGACATGCAGATAACAATGTTTTGGCGACATCAATTAGATTTGGTCCCATCACTTCCAGATGGTCTTCCCTTATGTTTGTGATGACTCCGATATCAGATTGTAGAATTTGGCCCTCACTTGCCCATTGGTAACGCGGTTCCAAGGCCATACATTCCAAAATCACAATGCTTGCCCCAGATTCATTTGCCTTTTTTAGGATTTTGATTTGTTCTAAGATAGTTGGTTTTCCAAATCGAGAGATTGATTTTTCAGATCCATCAGGAAAAATCATGCGAGCCAAAGTTCCAGTTGTTTTTGCAAAAACCAAACTTCCAGAAGAGGCAAGTCCTGCTCGTATTAACCTTGTTACACTCGATTTTCCTCTTGTCCCATTGACATGGATTCTATGTTTGAATTTTTTTAACGTGCGTTTGTGTAAAATCACTTCGATGGTGTAATAAAGGATCAAAACCAAAATGATGAGAAAAAATAAAGTGGCATTTGGTTTCATTTGAAAATTTCCAGATGATACATTTCCTTCAAAGGAATGTCATTTGATTGTAACGTAAATTTGAGAAGATTCACGTAGTTTTCTATGAGCATACGTTACAAATTCTTATTAATATTGAGTGTGAGTCAAATTCTTCTTGTAATTGCTCTCACGACTAGTTTTGCCTATTTACTGCAATCGGTAAAAAACATCCCACAAACCCAAAGGGCAGAAGACTTATCTCGGAATTTTCAAAGAGAACTAGAGTTTAAAGAGGAAAAACTCAGATTATTATTAGAAGAAATTACGTTCAATGCGAGAACTAGAGAAATTTTAGAAAGAGGACTGAGCGATCGTTCCGTATTACAAAGAGAACTACCTTATTTACAACAGATTTTAAGACGTTATGGTCTTTCCATTTTTGAACTGGGAGACAACCAAGGAAAGGTGGTCTTTCGGGTCCACAGGCCAAAAGATTTTGGGGATGATAAAAAAAACCAACCCATCATTCAAAATGCATTAAACGGCCAAGCAACAGCAGCATTGGAAGATGGACATAGTGGACTTGGGTTTCGTTTGGCAGCACCACTTTTTGGCCGAGGGACACTTCTCATTGGACAAGTTGTGGATGATAGTTTCACCAAAACCATCTCCAAAGACAATCGGATCCACTTAGCTATTTTCCAAGAAGGGAAAGTGAAAACAATTGGATCGGATATGATTCGGATGGTGATGAATGAAAATCCAAACTTACTGACCGAGGAACAAAGGTTTCATTTCCAAGATAAACCTTATTACTTAGTGAAAATTCCTTATTCAGGCAGTTCACAAACAGTCAAACAACTTGTATTTCATGTGATGATTGATGAAAACGAAGTAGAATCAAAAACATGGAAAATTTGGTCCTTTTTTGTTGTCGCATCACTCGTATTATGTGGTATTATATTTTTAATTTCCTTTTTGTTTTCAAGAGACATGGTGGAAGCAATCAAACTTTTAACGACGGCAATGGTAGATTTAGACCAATGGAAACCTGAAACCTTACCCACTCATCGAAGTGATGAGATCGGACAAATGGGTAGAGTTTTTGTCGAAATGAAAGAAGAGTTGGCGGAACACCAAAATCATTTGGAAGAGATGGTACATCAAAGGACAAGAGAGTTAAATGAAACTCTCTCTGAAATGCAAAAATTGAAAGAAAAACAAGATGGTGATTATTTTCTCACATCTTTACTCATCAAACCCTTAAAAGGTTCTTTTGCAAAATCCGAAACAGTTTCCATTCAAATCTTTGAAAGACAAATGAAGCAGTTCCAGTTTCGAAATAAACAATCGGAGATTGGCGGAGATTTATCTGTCTCAGATTCCATTTATCTTATGGGTAAAAAATATACTGTATTTCTAAATGCAGATGCTATGGGTAAATCCATCCAAGGAGCAGGTGGTGCCTTGGTGATGGGGACAGTTTTTAAATCTATCATCACTCGTACACAAAAACTGAGGTACATGCAAGACAGACACCCTGAACGATGGTTAAAGGAATGTTTCCAAGAAGTACATAATGTATTTATCAGTTTCGATGGGCACATGTTATTATCAGCTATTTTAGGTTTGGTGGATGAGGAAACAGGTACTTTATATTACATCAATGCAGAACACCCTTGGATTGTTTTGTACCGCGATGGAGTAGCCAGTTTCTTAGAAAACGAACATTCTTTACGTAAGATTGGATTTACGGAAATGAGTGGTGATGAAGTGGTCATTCAAATTTATCCACTGCGGCCTGGGGATGTGTTGGTTTTAGGATCAGATGGTCGGGACGATTTATTTGTTGGTCAATCTGGTGGAAATCGGATGATCAATGACGATGAAACTGTATTTTTAAAGCATGTATCGGAAGGGAATGGAGATTTAACAGAGATTTGTCGTGTGATGATGCTTTTTGGTGAACTGACGGATGATTTGAGTTTGATGCGTATTTCTTTCTTAGAAGAAGTAGCGCATGCTGCCAAGGAATCTACAAAAAATAATACATATTATAAAATGTTGGGTGAAGGAATTCAATCATATCGTGATGGAGAATGGAATCATGCGATTTATGCATTAGAAATTGCTTTGGAATCTGAACCTGATGATTTGTATTGTTTAAGAGAATTGTCGAAACTTTATATGAAATCGAAAGATTATGAGAAGGCAATAGGCCTTGCCAATCGTTATTTACAACTAAATCCAGGTGATACAGATTTTTTATTTTACATTGCGTATGCTCATAAACAAAAACGAGATTTTGTACTCGCAACGGATTATGCAGAAAGACTGAGATATAGAGATCCTAAAAATTTTAACAACTTACTTTTACTTGCAGAAATTTTAATGCATAGAAGGGATATCGAACGCTCCAAAGAAGTATTACTTGCACTGCAAGAAATGTCACCAGAAAATCCCAAATTATTGAAACTAAAAAACTTTTGGAAAAAAATGGTCACAACATCGGTCACCTAATGCAAATGAGATGATTGTTGGTTAAGGACCTTTTTAAGATTTAAGGTAAAAAGGACTGGATGGCTTCTTCCGTTGATTCAAAAATTTGAATGACGGAAGAAATTTTAGAGATGCGGAAGATCTGGCGGATGGTTTTGGATACATTCACAATCCTGAGTCCACCACCTAATTCTGTTAGTTTGTCGTTGAGGGACATGATGAGCCCAAATCCAGAAGAGTCGATGAAACTGACTCCTTCTAAGTCAAAAATAAATCGATGTTCGGATTGGGACGCAGATTCTTTGATCCTTTCTTTCAAAATGCCGGCATTTAACATATCTAAGTTGCCAAACAATTTAAGGACTACAATTCCGTTAGATTTAGATTCTGTATATTCCATCGAATCGCTTAGAGAATAGCCAATTTAAAAATTTGGTCAATAGATTAATTCACAAACTTATCCCATTTTTCATCTACAGAAATGGTCCGGAGGATCCTCCAAATCAGTTTCGACCCATTCTCTGAATTGGTCATAATGACCACTCCGTACCCTTTTTCCGCATTGAAGATGGCAAGAGACTTATGTCCCTTTGTATGGCCTCCATGGAAGAAATATTCTGTTTTTCCGGTTCGATTCAAAAAGAATCCGTGAGCGACTAAGGCATGGACGGTCAAACTGGCAGCACTCATTTTGGGAGACAGAAGGTATTCGGCAGATTCCTTACTGAGAAATTGGGAACGACCTTGTTTTGCCTTTGCCACTTCGCTAAAAACGGTTCCAATCTCCTCTGGAGTAGTCCAAAGACCTCCTGAAGACAATTCAGGTGTTACGAATTTTTTTTCAGGTAAAAGTTTTCCTGTTTCATCAAAACCATCACAACGATCATCTGCTTCCGTTAGGTTCTGTTTGAAGGTACTACGTTTCATATGTAAAGGTTGGAATACAATTTCTTCCATAAGTGTGGGGAAAGGTTTTCCCGTACGATCCGTCAAGATCTCTTGGACGATGCTAAATCCTCCTCCCGAGTATCTAGATTTGGTGCCTGGTTTGTAATACAATTTTAAACCATTCCCTTTGGTGGCATTGGTATCTTTTAGGTCTTTTAAGTGTTTTTTATCTGAATTGATAGGGTCGTCCCAATTTCCTTTTTCTGTTAATCCACTGGTATGAGATAAAAGTAAGTCTAAGTTCACCAAACTTCTTTTTTTTCCTTTTGGAACGGACACTTTGTACTGTTTTAGTTTTCCAATCCAGTTAGAATATAAATCCAATTGTCCCGTTTCAACCAAACGTAATGTTGCCGTTGCTGTCATCGTTTTAGATAAGGAACCCGCTCGAAAAAGAGTCTGTTGTATTTTTGTACCATACATTTTTTTCCAATGTAAGTTATAATTTTTATAAATGGCGATTCCAAGAGATGGCACATGTTCTTGTTTCATTAGGTCTTCAATATATACTTCGTTTGGTGACCCAGTTCTTTTTTTGAAATTTAATTTTTTTGCTTCAAAGATGATTTCGGTTAAAGTGGATTTGATAGAGGATAAATCTCCTTTGCTTCCACCATAAGGACTTACGATGGTTATCAAAATTCTACTTTTAAGGTCATGGTAGATAAAGTTTGAGATTCCTTTCTTTTTCCCGTATGTCCAATAAAAATAATCACCAACATATACCCCTTCTCCAAAAGAGATTGGATCTTCTGCTATCGCATCAGCTAACACTGTTTTTTTGATGATTGAATCTTTTCCTTCCTTTGAAATATATTTTGTTTTTGAAATTGTTTCTGCAAAGAGTAGTAAATCTTCTGGTGTGCTGAGAATCCCACTATTTCCTAATAAAATGTCGTTTGAGTCTACTTGAGAATGTTTCATTCCTAAAGGTTCGAAAATTTCCTGTTTCACAACAGTGGGAAATGATTTTGACGTGATGGATTCGATGAGATAAGCCAAAAAAAAATAATCCAACCGGCTGTACTTCCAGTATTCTCCCGGACTAAAGTTTGGTTTTAAATTTGATTCTAAGTATGATTTTTTAATATCTTCGCGGTTGAACTTGGATCCTTCCGTATCCAAATTTGGTAAAAATTCAATGATTTTTGGTAATCCTGATGTATGTCTTAACAGATGTTCAATGGTGATTTTAGAATGGGGAAACCATTTTAAATGTTTTTGAACAGGATCTTTGAGGGATAATTTTTGATCTTTCTCCAATCGATGGATTAAAAAAGTTGTGAATAGTTTGCTAGATTCTCCCAACGGAAAATTATTTTTTTTAAAGAGTTGCGATCGTTTTCTACGTTTCCCTGTTGAAATCGTTTCGCGAAACAAAACGGTATCATCTTGGGAGATCAGGACAACTCCTTGGAATCCTTCTTGTTTGATTTTTTTACGTATTTTTTCTTTGGTTTCTTCTGAGAAAGATCCAATTCCATCTTCTGAACAGTTGAGAAAAGTAAAACTGAACAGAAGAAAGGTGAATATCCATTTGGTCATAGGACTGGAGAAATTTAATTTCTATTGATTAGACTCGGGTGGTACCCATCTGGAGCAATAAAACCCAACAAATCCATCATCGTCGCCGCCACGTTCGCAAGACCTTTTTCGGTGATTGTTGAATTGAGTTGGATCTTCCCTTGTGGGTCATAAAGTACAAATTGTACGGGATTGAGTGTGTGACTTGTTTTGGGAACGGGTTTACCGTCTTTGGCAGTTTGTGCATTTCCCTTTTTATCCAGTTGGTACATTTCATCCGCATTCCCATGATCGGCTGTGATACACAAAACAGTATTGGTTTCATCACAGATTTTTTTGATTCGATCCAAACAAAGGTCTAAGTATTCTAAACCTTTGACTGTGGCATCCATGTTTCCAGTATGGCCCACCATATCTCCGTTAGCATAGTTGACACGAAGGAAAGGGAATTTATGAGACGTGAGAGCAAGTACTAAGTTATCGGTAATTTCTTTTGCCTTCATTTCTGGTTTTTGATCAAAAGGAATGATATCAGACTTAATTTCTTCGTAAGTTTCAAGGTTTTGATTGAAGTAACCTGATTTGTTTCCATTCCAAAAAAAAGTAACATGGCCAAATTTTTGAGTTTCTGAAAGGGCATATTGAGCAATCCCTTCGTTGGCAAAATATTCTCCCATGGTTCGGTCGATAGCTGGAGGAGCAACTAAGTATTGTTTGGGGATAAAAAGATCTCCATCATATTGCATCATACCAGCAAATTCAACTTTTGGAAAACGTTTGCGGTTCAATTGAGTTAAGTTTTCTTCTGTAAAGGCTCTTGAGATTTCAATTGACCTGTCCCCTCTAAAGTTAAAAAACACGACAGAGTCATTGTCTAAAATTTTTCCAATTGGATCTCCAATTGAATCACCAATCACAAAACCGGGAAGGTATTGGTCAATGACAGATGGGTTTTCTGTACGAAAGGTTTCGATGGCTTCTTTTGCAGAGGCAAATATTCTTCCTTCTCCTTCCACATGGTGGTTCCAACCACGTTCAACCATAGACCAATCCGCATCATAACGGTCCATGGTTAACTCCATACGACCACCGCCAGAAGCGATGCATATATCGATGCCAGCTTTTCTGTATGTTTCCAAATATGTTTCGAATGGAATGAGATAGTCTAACGCTGATTTTTCGGGGACATCTCTTCCATCTAAGAGAATGTGAAGCCTGATTTTTTTGATATTTTCTTTAATTGCTTGGTCGATGAGTGCTTTTAGGTGGTGAATGTGGCTATGCACATTCCCATCTGAAAATAAACCAAGGAAGTGAAAATTGGACTCGTTTTGGATACAATTGGAAACCATTTTTTTCCAAATGGGGCCTTGGAACAAACTGCCGTTCTCTATGGATTGTGATACAAGTTTTGCACCTTGGTCAAAGATACGTCCTGAGCCCAAAACATTATGGCCCACTTCTGAGTTTCCCATGTCTTCGTCACTTGGCATACCCACGGCAGTTCCATGTGCTTTTAATAAAACAGTAGGATGGTTTTCCCATAACCCCTTTAAAACAGGCATATTGGCTTTTGCCACTGCATTCCCATTTTGATATCCTTGTTCTGTATAACCCACACCATCTAAAACGATGAGTAAAACTTGTTTGGTAAGCGGACCGTTTGGATGTTTTTTAAGAGTTAACATAAATTAGATTCCCCTGTCTTTTTCCATTTTGAAATTTACGGAAGATTTTGCAACTGGAAGATGTCAAAAGGTGTCAACTCCACAGAACTGGGAATGGGGTTGAGTAAAACGTTTCCGATGTTCGTATCATAGACATAAATTCCAGGCCTTGTGAAATCTGTTGAACCAACGAGTAATTTCCCTTCACTTGTGAGTAACATTCCTGATAAACTGATTCCAATATTGCCTGGGATTTGCAAAAGTGTAGCTAGTTTTTCGCCTGTCCTTGGGCGAAAGACTTGGATGGTTTTATTAAAACCTGCATCCAAAACGGAGGCGTATCCAAAATCTTCATTTTTGATTTGAAAGGAGAGTATATCCCCACCAGCGACACTTTCTTCATACAAACGGTTGGGATGAAACTGCCTTGTACTCAAACGAAATGCAATGATCCCTGCATCAATTTGAGAGATAAACCCAACCCGACCGACACATGAAAAAACCAAATGTGGTTCTCCAAATAAAAATACTTTTTGGATTTTGGAGCTTGGGTTTCTATAGGGCAGTGTATAAATGTTTCGGATTTGATTCAGATCCATATCCACTTCCACCAAATAAGAATCAGAATTAGGTGGTAAATACCCTGAGGCATCATTACGGTCTAACCTTTGCAGTAAAACAAACAAACTCGATCCGTCTTGTATCATATAGGATGATTCCACTGACGAGTCAGGAATTCCAGAAGTTGAAAAGGTTTCCCGAAGAGAAGAAAAGGAGACAGCACCAATTTTGATACCAGAACTCCTGCTATAAATCACTAACTCATCTGCATTGTACAAACTAATAAAGTATTTATCATTCCAAACGGCAATGTCTTGCGGATTTTTTCCTTGACCAACACTAAACTCTTGTTCGGTGAGAAATCCGAACTGAGGGTTCAATACTTGGATAGAATCACGATTCAATCGGTTTACGATAAAAACTCGATCATTCGAATACCTTCCCACTGCATCGGAATGGATGGGGATGGAGGTGGGAAATGCTGTAAAGGAATTGGGTTCGAAGGTTTTAAATCTTCCTCCGCTTGCAAAATCAGATGTGACAACGCCAACAGACGTGGGTGATGCTGATAAAAATAAAAATTGGAATAAACTTGGTTTTTTTATTTCCAATTGGCTACATTGGAAAACAAGAAACATAGAAAGAAGGAGTATCCAATGGGGGCCTTTGTTTGTAGGAATTGTATCCATTAGAATCGATAACTCCCAGTCAGATAATAACTACGGCCCGGTAACGGGTAACCCACCAAATCTTCTACACGTTTGTCTGTTACGTTTCGCACTTCAAATCCAAAAATCAATTCATTTCCTGTTTCTTTGTTTTTATATGCAGAATATTGGATGTACAAATTCCAAAATTGTCTGGCTGGTAAAAATCCCAAATACTCATTGGTTCGATCTCTAAAATTGGCTCCAATGTATTGGTATTCAATTCCAATTTCGGATGTTTCATTAAAAAAGGCAAGTAAGGCGCTTCCTTGGCTTTTGGAACGAAGTGGTAAGTATTTTCCATTTAACGCAGGTGAGTCGGAGTAATTTCTGGCATCTTGGTAGGTATAATTGAAGTTAAACTTAAGTCCTTTGTTCCAAATGATATTGTGACTAGTTTCGGCACCCCGGATGAATGCTTGGTCTACGTTTTCTGGCCTCAGAGTAAACTGAGAATTTGGCAAAAACAAAATCATATCATATATTCGTTTTTGAAAGTAGGAAACATCCGATTGGATTTTCCATCCCGATCCAATTTTGGTATGGAGATAAAAACCAAAATCCCCGTTTCTACTTTGTTCTGGCCTTAATTTTGTATTCCCGACGATACTTCCTCTTTCACCGAATAATTCAATAAAGCTGGGAATTCGAAAATCTTTACTGATGTTGGCTAATGTTCCCCATTCCCAATTTTCTTTTTTGATCCAGATGATTTTTAAGCCAAAACTAGGATTGGTGAAATTTTGCCTTACAGTAAAAACATCGGTGAGTGGATCTAAGAGTTGGTTACGAATGCTTGTTTCATCTTTCCCGAATCGATCCGTATACCGTTCAAAACGTACTTGTGGGACAAGAAAGAGACGATTGGAAAATAATCGTATTTCATCTTGGAAGGTAAAACTCTGAGTATCCCTTCTTTTTTTTGGTTCTTTTCTTTCCGTTTCATGATTGGCACGTTTTTCATACCGTGTGAAAAATTCTTGTTCCGTTAAGACGGAGGCACGTAAAACCTGATAATAGTCTAACAAGTACAAAGTGGGAGATAATTGAAACCCGTATTGGTTTGTTTTGGTATACGCATTGGGTGTTCCAAAACTAAATTCTGATTTTGGATCAAACAAATCATCTTTTGAAAAGTTCCCATAGGTTTTTGTTTCCAATGTCAAATTGGTGAATATAAACTCATTGGTTTCTGTTGTGATCGCCGATGAAAGTTTACTAAACACTCGCCCCACCGAAGTGGTTTGCCGATTCCCTGGACCTGGTAGACCTTGTTTTCTATGTATATAATCATTTAATAAATTGATTTTGGTTTTGCCTATGTCAAAGGATAGATTCCCAGTAAACCCAGTTTTACGAAACTGTGCATTCTTTCTTTCATCAATCGTATCATCATATGTATTGAATAATACTGTCCCTTTATTATTGAGATAGGTAAAATTTTGGTCGGAAGTTTCGTGGAGAGCCTGCACAAAATAAGAACCATTGGTGAATTGGTCCATATGAGTTACCGTTGTTTTTGCTGTTTTGAAACTTCCACCCATCAAATTGACTCGTGTGATTGGTTTTTCAAATTTTGTTTTGGAAACCAAGTTGATCGAACCTCCAATGGCCGATCCAGAAAAACCAGCAGGAGTCCCAGATTTGTAAATTTCAATCTTTTCTAAATTATCAAACGGTAAATCTGCTAAGTTAATTTCACCACCAAACGAATTATTGATGGGAACTCCATTCCAATAAATTTTGGATTGGTTGGGATTGGTTCCTCGAAGGGAAAGTGTGGAATAGGATCCAAGACCTCCATATTGGCGAATCCTGACTCCCGCTTCTCGGTTGAGGATATCGGGAAGACTCGTATATCTCGTGTTAGCTGAATCTAAATGAATTTCCTTTTGAAAACCAGTTGGGTTTTTGCTAAAGTTACTATTTTGAGAAGAGGATTGCACATTGGCTTTGATTTCGATGGTTTCTGGTTCTTTTTTTGGAGTCTCTTGCCCATATAGAAGAATTGGTCCGAGTAAGAATCCCATGCATAAAAATAAATTGAATTTGGAAACCATGAAGTCCTTTTTTTCTCGGTACCTTGCCAAACTGGAATAGGAAAATTGAGTGTCAATTCCCTAAAGGAAAAAAGCATTGTCCCATGAGACATTACGACGTATTCGGCGTAGGGAACGCCCTGGTAGATATCATTGCCTTCATAGATCCAAAATTTTTAGAAAAACAAAATATCACCAAAGGTGTGATGACCTTAGTTGATGAATCCAGGCAAGGTCAAATTCTTGCAGATCTTCATGATGAGAAGAAGGAACTTAGGTCAGGTGGAAGTGCCGCAAACACGATGATTGCCATTGCCAATTCTGGTGGTACTTGCTGTTATACGGGAAAAGTCACTCATGATACATATGGTGAATTTTATAAAAAAGATATGGAAGATGCGGGAGTTTTATTTGAGACCACTCCTGACAAATTAGGACATACGGGAACTTGTGTAGTTCTCACAACACCTGACGCCGAAAGGACAATGCTTACCAATCTTGCGATTTCTACTTCACTTGGCCCTGACGATATCGATATTGAAAACTTAAAAAAAAGTAAGTATGTCTATGTGGAAGGGTATTTATGGGATGGTGATTCCACAAAAAAAGCAAGTGAACTTACGATGAAAATTGCAAAAGAAAACAAGGTAAAGGTATCCTTTACATACAGCGATCC of the Leptospira biflexa serovar Patoc strain 'Patoc 1 (Paris)' genome contains:
- the pgsW gene encoding poly-gamma-glutamate system protein, whose amino-acid sequence is MTKIYWSPWKHSRIALFLLAILGILGLLLIESCKVKKEQPYFKKKLHAAKLAERAFQILKPELLKHKKPDYKEFDPTNSGLIGEFLTPVTSNSGSLPAKQTSINPNFAAVMVQFLKKAKVEEGDTVAVAISGSFPALNICLFAALDTLKLKPIIISSASASQFGANHPQMLWLDMEKDLESSGIFSFRSSYASLGGIQDKAAGTSKEGKELLVRALQRNQVKLLDPIHFEDSIEKRLKYYDELSQGKPIKLFINVGGGTTILGTSLGKQVFKNGLITDLPEEVHIPNSVIKSFLERETPVINFIQIESLARKFGLPQAPKKIPKPGEGKVFYSEEYNPYLYVSVFLFLLIGLYGVTRLGWGENEEDRYLPKTLRSR
- the pgsC gene encoding poly-gamma-glutamate biosynthesis protein PgsC, with the translated sequence MNEILPLSIGLSLVISLVFSELFGILGTGLVVPGYLALSLNHPKNMALTFFIAFLSFICVEILSKFLLIFGKRKIVFILLFGYFFGYLLNYQILPEIDLAYLSEVRGIGFIIPGLIAVWYERQGVLETTSVLILAAIFVKILLIFLLGNELESL
- the pgsB gene encoding poly-gamma-glutamate synthase PgsB, which produces MKPNATLFFLIILVLILYYTIEVILHKRTLKKFKHRIHVNGTRGKSSVTRLIRAGLASSGSLVFAKTTGTLARMIFPDGSEKSISRFGKPTILEQIKILKKANESGASIVILECMALEPRYQWASEGQILQSDIGVITNIREDHLEVMGPNLIDVAKTLLSACPVNGTLVVGPSEFEDKIENVCLDRKTKSILIKEAEIESITDEEILKFPYWEHKENVYLALKVCSLLGVERNKALEAMWKVTPDPGALSVLPIHFFGKDFIYVNAMAANDPSSTKFIWTSTLNRYPQIQKRFILFHTREDRPERTKQLTKEIANWGDYDAVILIGTSTSLAFQYLKSFSQADVPIYLWEHLSLDGIFESLLSILPKQSLVFGIGNIVGLGMELSLYLKNRSEQTYE
- a CDS encoding SpoIIE family protein phosphatase, with the translated sequence MSIRYKFLLILSVSQILLVIALTTSFAYLLQSVKNIPQTQRAEDLSRNFQRELEFKEEKLRLLLEEITFNARTREILERGLSDRSVLQRELPYLQQILRRYGLSIFELGDNQGKVVFRVHRPKDFGDDKKNQPIIQNALNGQATAALEDGHSGLGFRLAAPLFGRGTLLIGQVVDDSFTKTISKDNRIHLAIFQEGKVKTIGSDMIRMVMNENPNLLTEEQRFHFQDKPYYLVKIPYSGSSQTVKQLVFHVMIDENEVESKTWKIWSFFVVASLVLCGIIFLISFLFSRDMVEAIKLLTTAMVDLDQWKPETLPTHRSDEIGQMGRVFVEMKEELAEHQNHLEEMVHQRTRELNETLSEMQKLKEKQDGDYFLTSLLIKPLKGSFAKSETVSIQIFERQMKQFQFRNKQSEIGGDLSVSDSIYLMGKKYTVFLNADAMGKSIQGAGGALVMGTVFKSIITRTQKLRYMQDRHPERWLKECFQEVHNVFISFDGHMLLSAILGLVDEETGTLYYINAEHPWIVLYRDGVASFLENEHSLRKIGFTEMSGDEVVIQIYPLRPGDVLVLGSDGRDDLFVGQSGGNRMINDDETVFLKHVSEGNGDLTEICRVMMLFGELTDDLSLMRISFLEEVAHAAKESTKNNTYYKMLGEGIQSYRDGEWNHAIYALEIALESEPDDLYCLRELSKLYMKSKDYEKAIGLANRYLQLNPGDTDFLFYIAYAHKQKRDFVLATDYAERLRYRDPKNFNNLLLLAEILMHRRDIERSKEVLLALQEMSPENPKLLKLKNFWKKMVTTSVT
- a CDS encoding STAS domain-containing protein codes for the protein MEYTESKSNGIVVLKLFGNLDMLNAGILKERIKESASQSEHRFIFDLEGVSFIDSSGFGLIMSLNDKLTELGGGLRIVNVSKTIRQIFRISKISSVIQIFESTEEAIQSFLP